From one Acipenser ruthenus chromosome 21, fAciRut3.2 maternal haplotype, whole genome shotgun sequence genomic stretch:
- the LOC117427970 gene encoding protein mono-ADP-ribosyltransferase PARP16-like, which yields MQQPSNNPTTREKVKECLRTDLLAADLRCSLFVAAVESYKRDSVLRPFPPTYINGENKEFDALLADVKSLPSVRDVLQSGPGGDKALLDLLHWVLSSKNQTLKSLLKEEYVKIQELTGFNWGSVPPPDFLFEIVYCDQMNAKFEETKGERDLFYAFHGSRLENFHSIVHNGLHCHLNKTSLFGEGTYLTSDLSLALLYSPHGSGWQKCILGPLLSCVAVCEIIDHPDVKCQLKNKDSDSIDRRRARVRNSEGGDVPQKYFVVTNNQLLRVKYLLVYSEKQHRRRHTRQMSWLSKHYFAILMSLYLLLLIVIGACNSPAFQSFWNRLFDKRK from the exons ATGCAGCAGCCCAGCAACAATCCCACCACCAGGGAGAAGGTTAAAGAATGCCTGAGGACAGACCTCCTGGCTGCTGATCTCCGGTGCAGTCTCTTTGTAGCCGCTGTAGAAAGCTATAAACGGGACTCTGTTCTCAGACCTTTCCCACCCACCTATATTAATGGAGAAAACAAAGAGTTTGATGCTTTG CTGGCAGATGTAAAGTCTCTGCCGAGTGTTAGAGACGTGCTGCAGTCTGGTCCTGGGGGAGACAAGGCTTTGCTGGACCTCCTCCACTGGGTTTTATCATCAAAGAACCAAACTCTTAAGAGTCTACTGAAAGAAGAG TATGTGAAAATCCAGGAGTTGACAGGATTTAACTGGGGTTCCGTCCCGCCTCCTGACTTCCTGTTCGAAATTGTCTACTGTGACCAAATGAATGCCAAATTCGAGGAGACAAAGGGGGAGAGGGACCTTTTTTATGCATTTCACGGGAGCCGTCTTGAAAACTTTCATTCAATAGTCCACAATGGTTTGCATTGTCATTTGAACAAG ACTTCGTTATTTGGCGAAGGTACCTATCTCACTAGCGATCTGAGCTTGGCTCTGCTGTACAGCCCCCATGGGAGTGGATGGCAGAAGTGCATTCTGGGACCATTGCTCAGCTGTGTGGCTGTATGTGAAATTATTGACCACCCAGATGTAAAATGTCAGTTGAAAAATAAAG ATTCAGACAGCATTGACAGGCGGAGAGCCAGAGTGAGGAACAGTGAAGGCGGAGATGTTCCGCAGAAATACTTTGTCGTCACCAACAATCAGCTCCTCCGAGTCAAATATCTCCTGGTCTACTCTGAAAAACAGCACAGGAGAAG ACACACAAGGCAGATGTCCTGGCTGTCCAAGCACTATTTTGCTATCCTGATGTCCCTGTATTTATTGCTGCTAATCGTCATTGGGGCTTGTAATTCACCAGCATTCCAGTCCTTCTGGAACAGACTATTTGATAAAAGAAAATGA